The Fusarium falciforme chromosome 4, complete sequence genomic interval ATCCTCTTTTGCATCGCGAATCTAGGATGTGCAGGGAGGAGGCCATTTCTTCGTGACCGTCTCTCCACTGCTATTAGTAGTAATCCCGCTCTAAGCCCCGCCCAAGGCTCGTTTtgattttattcttatttttatttgaTATCTTGTCATGCTGGTTCCCTGTATAATAGAATGACTTGATTATACTGGGGAACACGTTGGGCCGAGATGAATGAATCTGGATTTACTCGAGATTGGGTCATGACTTGCCCTTTTCTTTGTCCGGGTTTCTTCAATCCCCCTGCCTGGAGAAGAACTAAtggggtggaggaggggggacCTGTCAAACTCATGGTAGAGAGCGAGAACGGACCTTTTCCTCattattttttcttcttgggtGCGTGCGTGctttgatggtgatgaacaGAGGCCCACAGGGCCGGATTTTGGGCCGCATTAAACGGGATTCTTAGGCAAGGCAGAAGAGAGCACAAGTGCCAACTGCAAGGTAGATTTCCATCCATCGTCCTTGCTCTCTCTGTCTCTTGCATATTCCCCATGGATGGATCACTCTGCTTCTCAGAGAGATTCTCCTCCAGCCCCCCAGGGCCTCAGAAATCCTTCCAAATCGTCGTTTCCACTCTGCCGGCACCCCCCCTTGACTAGCCTGGACGCCGGCGCCATGTCccccccagcccagccaaaTGGATGTTTCCCTCCTGTAAAAGCGGCGTGCGACTGCCCTCTCCGTCGACGGCGCGACCCAGCACCCTGGTCCGGCGGGACCCCAGAAACTGCCCTGGCCTGGCGTGCCTGTAAGCGCCGGGCAGAGGGCGCCAGGAGGCGGGCGGAGCGTGCCATTGGCTGCTGCGGGCGAGCTCATCACCCACCACGGGGCCGGGGGCTGCGTGATTGGCGGCGTGCTAAGCGCCCGGGTCTGTGGGTTGACGATTGTGAGCATTTGGGGCAGATGCAGAAGCGTCGTTTCTCTGTCTATGCCTCTGTCTGTCTCTGAAAGACAGAGActgtcgtgtcgtgtcgtgcCGTGTCGTGTCGGCTTCAGGTGGTCCCTCTCGCTCCCTCTTTTCCAGTCTCCTCGCTTCGTTTCGCGCATGCTACCCAGCTACTGCAAGAGGATGCAGCGCGCTAACCTCCATGCTAGGCTGTTTCCATTCAACTCTGTCACCCAGGTGAGCAGGACGTGAATCTTGACTCTATGAGTGAATATCCATCCGCCTTGTCAAGACCTGGTTGGCCATTGTGCCACATCAAAGACATGTCGCGGTTGTCATCTCGTCCACCACTTGGCGTGGCCTGTTCATCGTCTTGTCCCGGTCGATTATCTCTCTCGATCGTCACATCGATGCTGCCCGTGGCTCTGGAACATCATGGCCCGTCACCCACGGCACGGGCCCGAGTGGTAGCACTGTCTTCCAGGCTAGGTACCCCGCGTGCTCTGttgctctccctctcccgcTCTCTCGTGGCATTCTCAGTGTGCGTGCgtctgtgtgtgtgtgacCTCTCTGCCCCCCTTCAGAGGCTGGAGACCGCCCACATCACCAACGACTGCGTCCAACCGGCAGAGGGCGCCAGTGACGAGATGCGCATGTGGTGATGTGATAACCCTGCGCATCACACCGTCTCCGGCGCCCCCCCTTCCACCGCTTCCATTGGCTACCACCAGACGAGCTTCCCACGCCAACGCTTCCCGCCTATCTGAAACCGACGAGGGCCTCCTTAGCCCTGAGACTGAGATTAGAAACGAGTTTGAGACCGTTGCGACCAGGCTGCTGGGTGGAACATGGCCTGTGGATTCGTTTCCAAACCGCTTCGGCCGTTGCTAATTTTGGCTCTTGCCTCCTTGTCGGTTCGAGAAGTCGGCCTTGGACATCTGCAACCTTGTGGACGGCCTGGTATTTCGTATCCCGATATAGCTTCTTTTAGTCCAAGATTGAGTTGACCCCCGTAGCTCAAGTGGACGCGAATGCACGGTGGAATTGCAGGGCCGCCCATCACCTTGAACCCCTCGCAACTGTTCTCTATATGTGATGCAAGATCACCAAACCATGCTTCGCGTCTGTAAGCCCTGTACGGAGCATGTATGTAGGTACTGTATGCAAGAGTCCTGGGATCGGAATTAATCCACCTCCCTCACCTCTTTTGCCACGGCGTTGCAGAGCGCAACCTTGACCCCTGCCCCCGTGAGCACATGGATCCAGAGCCGTTGAGTATCGCTCAACCTGTCGTTGGCGCTCTTGACCTCCGAGAACATGACTTCTCCTTTTGACTTTGCCGGCCCGTCGCCGCCGTTCCCCGTTGTGTCTCTGGTCCGCCAGAGAATCAGGTCGGGGATACCACCACCCCTCTGTCGGTACTCTTGAGCCATGACCTTGCACAAGGCTGCGAGAGCACTGCCCTCGAAGCATTCCACCAGCTCCACGAGGTCTTCAATGTCAAAGTCCCAATTGAGACCCACCAcgctcgtcttcttctcgcttTCCCTCTCCCAGACTTGGCGAAGGAGCCGTGGCCCTTCTCCATTGGTAATTTCAACCAGCCTGTGGTTGATCTCTGATGCCCTGGCTGGGTAGAAGGCATCCGTGTGCAGGTCCAGAGGGCACATCTGGTATGCTGTCTGAAATACATTGGGGATGTAGAGGAATATGATGTCGTAAAAGAGATACGCAAAAAGAGTGCGGATGATACCACCCTCGGCGTGATATCCTTTCCAGCCCTGTGCCCTGTAATGGCTCAAGCACATCTCCTCGACACTGCACTCTTCTTGGGAGTCCAGCTCGTCGAGCCAGACGGTCTGGCGACCGACCTTGGTAGGAACATCCCTTTTGAGCTGGACTCCTTCAACGGTATGCTCCACAGGTTTCTCGAGGTGGACATGGCCAAAGTCGTGCTGTAATCGACGGGGAATCcgcagcttcttctccaactTGACCAGCCGTTTCTGAAGGTCGTAATGGAATATCAGATGACAGTCTGGGTCTTGAAGCCCAGCCTCGCACGTGGCCACCGCAATTCTTTTCCAGTACTTCTTCTGTTGCTCGACGTCTGTGGTCGTGGGGTTCGGGTCTAGTGTGGGCATGTAATGCTCTTCCAACAGGGCTTTGCGCTGATACCACCCACCTCGCCTAGCCATTTGGAACAGTCGTTGGTCGAGAAGCTCACTGAGTAGTTCATGTTCCCTGAGATGGTCCTTGAGTTTCCCAAAGATGGGGGCGGCTTTGTGAACGATTCTTGTGTAGGAGTGACCTGGCGTGAACCGTCTCAAGTAAGCCCCCTCGCCCATATCGTATACGGTCTGCTCTTTTTGTCGTTCCTCTTCGACCAGGGCCTTCCACCGAGGGTAGATCTTTTCAAATATTCCAAGTATCTTCTTGTGACCCTCTTCCCCAGGTGGTCCGTTGAATTCCATGATACTGTCGACTTCGGCTTCTAGGCGAATTCCGCTTTCATACTCCAGTAGATGCATCCGCGATGCAAATATTGTCGAGCTTCGACAAACGATGTACTCTGGGTAATGACGCCGTGCAATTTTGGCAAGAATGATGGTTGTAAGAGACTTCTCTGTCCATTCGGTCGACCTGTAAAAGACTAGATGGACACGCTCAAACAGCTTGAACACTGGCGGCGATAATCGAACGCAGGGACCCAAGATGGCGAGAATCTTTGCCAAGAAGTGTTGGTCACGATTCGAGTCTTCTCGTCGTAATTTCGTTTTGGCTATCGCTTTTGGATCCTTGTTCTCTTGATCTTCAGAGGTTATCGAATCGCGGCTGTTGTGTCTACTAAGGCCCAGGGACCTCAGCCCAGTTTGCTGATGGCTCATCCGCACAAGAGAACGAATGAGTTCTGTTTTTGTGCGCCCTTGGAACTTGGCTTCTTTCGCCAGAGCCTTCAACTCGTCGAGACTTAACAGGGTAGCAGCTTCTTCCACGGACTTGATGTGGTCTTCGGATGCATCTGCAAAAGTGAAGGACTCGCCAAGCCCTGACTCTTCAAGCTCGATGCCCTCAACGCTGTTTGTGGAAGGAGTGGTGCCAGTCGGTAGAGTGCGAGACGACTGTAGAGAACCTATCGCAGCTTCAAGGTCAGAGATATCGTTGTGATAGCCAAGACGACTATGGCGATGCCACCACGCTGTCTTTCTCAGAAACAGTCTAACATAGCTGAGCATGGTAAGTGAATGCCCAAGACCCTCAGCAAGGAGTGAACGCACAGATATTGAGCTTCATAGTCCAGACCTCGCCATTGTCTGAAGACCTCATTTTCCTTATCATCAAAGAGATGAGACTCCTCTTCTAAAACGGTGTCCAGGGCAAGGTTGAAGGCATCCAAATAGATAGAGCTTCTACCCTTTACCCATAGAGGTTGTGCTTTCTCATTGGTGTCTTCATCTTTAGCACTTGCTTGTGATGACTTGATCGCCTCATactcctcgatggcctttGTTCCCCCGTCGGTGGGTGCCATCGCATTCTCGAGGTCAGTGGGCTGCGGGCCGTCAACATCTTGGTCCTTGTCCCTGGCAGGATCCTTGTTGGTAGACATTTTTCTTGAAATAATCTCATCTTGAGAATGATGAG includes:
- a CDS encoding Fanconi-associated nuclease, translated to MSTNKDPARDKDQDVDGPQPTDLENAMAPTDGGTKAIEEYEAIKSSQASAKDEDTNEKAQPLWVKGRSSIYLDAFNLALDTVLEEESHLFDDKENEVFRQWRGLDYEAQYLYVRLFLRKTAWWHRHSRLGYHNDISDLEAAIGSLQSSRTLPTGTTPSTNSVEGIELEESGLGESFTFADASEDHIKSVEEAATLLSLDELKALAKEAKFQGRTKTELIRSLVRMSHQQTGLRSLGLSRHNSRDSITSEDQENKDPKAIAKTKLRREDSNRDQHFLAKILAILGPCVRLSPPVFKLFERVHLVFYRSTEWTEKSLTTIILAKIARRHYPEYIVCRSSTIFASRMHLLEYESGIRLEAEVDSIMEFNGPPGEEGHKKILGIFEKIYPRWKALVEEERQKEQTVYDMGEGAYLRRFTPGHSYTRIVHKAAPIFGKLKDHLREHELLSELLDQRLFQMARRGGWYQRKALLEEHYMPTLDPNPTTTDVEQQKKYWKRIAVATCEAGLQDPDCHLIFHYDLQKRLVKLEKKLRIPRRLQHDFGHVHLEKPVEHTVEGVQLKRDVPTKVGRQTVWLDELDSQEECSVEEMCLSHYRAQGWKGYHAEGGIIRTLFAYLFYDIIFLYIPNVFQTAYQMCPLDLHTDAFYPARASEINHRLVEITNGEGPRLLRQVWERESEKKTSVVGLNWDFDIEDLVELVECFEGSALAALCKVMAQEYRQRGGGIPDLILWRTRDTTGNGGDGPAKSKGEVMFSEVKSANDRLSDTQRLWIHVLTGAGVKVALCNAVAKEVREVD